Proteins encoded within one genomic window of Couchioplanes caeruleus:
- a CDS encoding type I polyketide synthase produces MKTVRQTSSLVLAVSGGVGMEPSPHQVAAAARAGGIGVLDLGRGDAWSLRVLAQTARRVGEGLGVRVTAACAATAGDLERVAGGAVELVVVAADAGWDVADLVGRYRVYVEVTDLAEARAAVTAGAHGLVARGMESGGRVGDLSSFVLLQQLVGVGLPVWAAGGIGPHTAAACVVGGAAGILLDTQLSLLPESTLSDQHLSLLRRMDGTETVLRDGIRGVESGGTLLPIGQDGWLAADFARRYADTAAAVRGIRDSILQALEHADAGEALSPGAPLARTLGVDLPVAQGPMTRVSDVAGFARAVADGGALPFIALALANAEQSRRMLTETAAALGDRPWGVGVLGFAPEHLRAAQIEVVREIRPAVAIIAGGRPAQAKGLEADGISSFLHVPSPGLLRQFLQAGSRKFIFEGAECGGHVGPRASFPLWEAQLGVIEEFLAERPEGTAAELQIFFAGGIHDERSAAMVAAMTGPLTRRGAQTGVLMGTAYLFTAEAVTHGAIQPLFQQQAIEATRTALLETAPGHATRCLQSGFVDDFHSLREQLEGAGVENRVVWEQLEMLNVGRLRIASKGITRDGDRLVPVDEATQAAEGLFMAGQVAVLRDAATTIAGLHDQVTTAAAAGHADRVAALRVDLGLDPVLEPEVADPLDIAIVGMACVFPGSPDLASFWETVISGADKVGEVPADRWDVDTYYAPEVGPGQTGRITVSKWGGFIDPVPFDAIKYGIPPAALASIDPTQLLALEISHRALFDAGYAYDSGFDHGRTGVVFGAEAGSDMSQTQTLRTLLPGYLGELPEQLEDLLPTVTEDTFPGVLANVIAGRVANRLDLGGPNYTVDAACASSLAAMDAACKELIAGDSDLMICGGADLHNGINDYLMFTSAHALSPTGRCRTFDSTGDGIALGEGVAAVVLKRLADAERDGDRVYAVIKGLGGASDGRALGLTAPRAEGQRRALDRAYGGAGISPSEVGLVEAHGTGTVVGDRTELETLTRLFTESGARPGTSVLGSVKSQIGHTKCAAGMAGVIKAALALHTGVKPPTIGLTRPNPAWNPDTSPFAFHTETRPWAAPAAERIAGVSAFGFGGTNFHVVLGAHPPTADPRHTRQEWPAELFMFRGTTVEAARRGVTKLLDKLSAGDKGVSLRELAATAARESDPRTGPVRIAVVASDVDDLAVLLRRALDGDHDPRKGLIQPPASTEPGKVAFLFPGQGSQKPGALSDLFVAFPELREYLELGREWADLLFPPTAFGEEAEQAQADRVRDTRVAQPVLGIGGLAVDHVLRRLGVRPDMAGGHSYGELVALSTAGAFDPATLLDLSRERAAAILAAAGDDPGTMAAVSGTAEQVTAALAAAGLDGEVVLANHNAPTQVVISGPTEAVARATAALKEAKLRARAIPVAAAFHSPVVAQGAVAFADVLATREITAPTLPVWSNHSAAPYPADAGAVRAGLAAQIGAPVRFVEQVEAMYAAGARVFVEAGPGQVLAKLVAAVLGDRPHLVVTVDGRPGQGLRALLTAAAELACAGVPVQTGWLFAGRDTSGPAAPAANRPTWTVDGQAVRDRTGQCLPGGMTPARRIEIEEFTMTAVQGPDGARDNRSELVSEFLRTSRDLIATQRDVLLAYLGESSGGRLVWQPAEAAPALAAAPLAAPSMSAAMVAPVSPAPATTVAVHYPTVAETEALLAPEPSHSGLDVQGAVLAVISERTGYPEELIELDLDLEADLSVDSIKRAEVAGEVANKLGLTVEGDESELEDLVKARTVRAMVSWLDARINASPAAATFAVSTTVAVSAAPAAVALPAMDVQGAVLAVISERTGYPEELIELDLDLEADLSVDSIKRAEVAGEVANKLGLTVEGDESELEDLVKARTVRAMVSWLDAKINAPAAPAPAVAAPVTTPVTTPVAEPVAEIEAPARVGIAPQRLIATLEPAVPGDAAGTDIAGARFLITGGAATGVRLAELLADAGASGVSGSTADDPAGLDGIVLLDGLTADGGPLLPDAFGFLKRALSAGPRWLIAAGPEAGTARTDGLTGLFRTIAREYPETVARYVEVSAAASADEVAQGLVEELHEAAPAPVVYRRADGRHVGQLTEAGLGVLADGGAGPAGDGAAEARAIGLDADSVVVLIGGARGITPWFARTVAAASRCRIELVGRTPLPQTDEDPELAAAGDKAALRSALARRGMRSPADIDRAASAILAAREVNATVAELTELGAHVRYHSLDVRDDEATRRLVKRIHDEYGRIDGLVYAAGIIEDKLIGDKDPASFERVFRTKVDGARSVLDALDGCGAAPRFVVMFGSIAAAYGNRGQSDYAAANDALDAMGTRWSQVTGHRALTVHWGPWAPVGAHGGMVTPELTAEYARRGIGLIDPEEGALSLLRELAFGDPAQTSVVLTASGW; encoded by the coding sequence ATGAAGACAGTGCGACAGACGAGCTCACTGGTGCTGGCCGTCAGCGGGGGTGTCGGCATGGAGCCGAGCCCGCATCAGGTCGCCGCCGCGGCGCGGGCCGGTGGAATCGGCGTTCTGGACCTGGGGCGCGGCGATGCCTGGAGCCTGCGCGTGCTGGCGCAGACCGCCCGCCGCGTGGGCGAGGGGCTGGGCGTGCGAGTCACCGCGGCCTGCGCGGCCACCGCGGGCGACCTGGAGCGGGTCGCCGGTGGCGCCGTCGAGCTGGTCGTCGTCGCCGCGGACGCCGGATGGGACGTCGCCGACCTGGTCGGCCGCTACCGCGTCTACGTCGAGGTCACCGACCTCGCCGAGGCGCGAGCCGCCGTGACCGCCGGCGCGCACGGGTTGGTCGCCCGCGGCATGGAGTCCGGGGGGCGCGTCGGCGACCTCAGCTCCTTCGTGCTCCTCCAGCAGCTCGTCGGCGTCGGGTTGCCGGTCTGGGCGGCCGGCGGCATCGGCCCGCACACCGCGGCGGCCTGTGTCGTGGGTGGCGCGGCGGGGATCCTGTTGGATACCCAGCTCAGCCTGCTCCCTGAGTCCACATTGTCCGATCAACACCTTTCGCTGCTTCGTCGCATGGACGGTACTGAAACGGTGCTGCGCGACGGCATCCGGGGCGTCGAGAGCGGCGGCACGCTGCTGCCCATCGGCCAGGACGGCTGGCTCGCCGCCGACTTCGCCCGGCGGTACGCGGACACCGCCGCGGCCGTACGCGGCATCCGCGACTCGATCCTGCAGGCCCTGGAGCACGCCGACGCCGGCGAGGCGCTGAGCCCCGGCGCCCCGCTGGCCCGGACGCTGGGCGTCGACCTTCCCGTCGCCCAGGGCCCGATGACCCGGGTGAGCGACGTGGCCGGCTTCGCCCGCGCCGTCGCGGACGGCGGCGCCCTGCCCTTCATCGCCCTGGCCCTGGCCAACGCCGAGCAGAGCCGGCGGATGCTGACCGAGACCGCCGCCGCGCTCGGCGACCGCCCGTGGGGCGTCGGCGTGCTCGGCTTCGCGCCGGAGCACCTTCGGGCCGCGCAGATCGAGGTCGTCCGGGAGATCCGTCCCGCGGTCGCGATCATCGCCGGTGGCCGTCCCGCCCAGGCCAAGGGCCTCGAGGCCGACGGCATCAGCTCCTTCCTGCACGTGCCGTCGCCCGGGCTGCTGCGCCAGTTCCTGCAGGCCGGCTCCCGCAAGTTCATCTTCGAGGGCGCCGAGTGCGGCGGGCACGTCGGCCCGCGCGCCAGCTTCCCGCTCTGGGAGGCGCAGCTCGGGGTCATCGAGGAGTTCCTCGCCGAGCGTCCCGAGGGCACGGCCGCGGAGCTGCAGATCTTCTTCGCCGGCGGCATCCACGACGAGCGGTCGGCGGCGATGGTGGCCGCGATGACCGGCCCGCTCACCCGTCGCGGCGCCCAGACCGGCGTGCTGATGGGTACGGCGTACCTGTTCACCGCCGAAGCCGTCACCCACGGCGCGATCCAGCCGCTGTTCCAGCAGCAGGCGATCGAGGCGACGCGGACGGCGCTGCTGGAGACCGCTCCCGGCCACGCGACCCGGTGCCTGCAGTCCGGCTTCGTGGACGACTTCCACAGCCTGCGCGAGCAGCTCGAGGGAGCCGGCGTGGAGAACCGCGTCGTCTGGGAGCAGCTCGAGATGCTCAACGTCGGCCGGCTGCGCATCGCCAGCAAGGGGATCACCCGCGACGGCGACCGGCTCGTGCCGGTCGACGAGGCCACCCAGGCGGCGGAGGGCCTGTTCATGGCCGGGCAGGTCGCGGTCCTGCGCGACGCCGCCACCACCATCGCCGGCCTGCACGACCAGGTCACCACGGCTGCCGCGGCCGGGCACGCCGACCGGGTCGCCGCCCTGCGCGTCGACCTCGGGCTGGACCCGGTGCTGGAGCCGGAGGTCGCCGACCCGCTGGACATCGCCATCGTCGGCATGGCCTGTGTCTTCCCCGGATCGCCCGACCTGGCCTCCTTCTGGGAGACCGTGATCAGCGGCGCCGACAAGGTCGGCGAGGTGCCGGCGGACCGCTGGGACGTCGACACCTACTACGCGCCGGAGGTCGGGCCCGGGCAGACCGGCCGGATCACCGTCTCCAAGTGGGGCGGCTTCATCGACCCGGTGCCGTTCGACGCGATCAAGTACGGCATCCCGCCCGCCGCGCTGGCCAGCATCGACCCCACTCAGCTCCTCGCCCTGGAGATCTCGCACCGGGCGTTGTTCGACGCCGGGTATGCGTACGACTCCGGCTTCGACCACGGCCGCACCGGCGTGGTGTTCGGCGCCGAGGCGGGCAGCGACATGAGTCAGACGCAGACGTTGCGCACCCTGCTGCCCGGATACCTAGGCGAGCTCCCGGAGCAGCTCGAGGACCTGCTGCCGACGGTCACCGAGGACACGTTCCCCGGTGTGCTCGCCAACGTCATCGCCGGCCGGGTCGCCAACCGCCTCGACCTCGGCGGCCCCAACTACACCGTGGACGCCGCCTGCGCCTCGTCGCTGGCCGCCATGGACGCCGCCTGCAAGGAGCTGATCGCCGGCGACAGCGACCTGATGATCTGCGGCGGCGCCGACCTGCACAATGGCATCAACGACTACCTGATGTTCACCTCGGCGCACGCGCTCTCGCCGACCGGCCGGTGCCGCACCTTCGACAGCACCGGCGACGGCATCGCGCTGGGTGAGGGCGTCGCCGCCGTGGTGCTCAAGCGGCTCGCCGACGCCGAGCGCGACGGCGACCGGGTGTACGCCGTGATCAAGGGCCTCGGTGGCGCCAGCGACGGACGCGCCCTGGGCCTGACCGCGCCGCGCGCCGAGGGCCAGCGCCGGGCGCTCGACCGGGCGTACGGCGGCGCGGGCATCTCCCCGAGCGAGGTGGGCCTGGTCGAGGCGCACGGGACCGGCACGGTCGTCGGTGACCGTACCGAGCTGGAGACGCTGACCCGGCTCTTCACCGAGTCGGGAGCGCGCCCCGGCACCTCGGTGCTGGGCTCGGTCAAGTCGCAGATCGGCCACACCAAGTGCGCGGCGGGCATGGCCGGCGTCATCAAGGCCGCGCTCGCCCTGCACACCGGCGTGAAGCCGCCGACGATCGGGCTGACCCGCCCCAACCCGGCCTGGAACCCCGACACCAGCCCGTTCGCGTTCCACACCGAGACCCGGCCCTGGGCGGCGCCCGCCGCCGAGCGGATCGCCGGGGTCAGCGCGTTCGGCTTCGGCGGCACCAACTTCCACGTGGTGCTCGGCGCCCATCCGCCCACCGCGGACCCGCGGCACACCCGCCAGGAGTGGCCCGCCGAGCTGTTCATGTTCCGCGGCACCACGGTGGAAGCCGCCCGGCGCGGCGTCACCAAACTGCTCGACAAGCTGTCCGCCGGCGACAAGGGCGTAAGCCTGCGTGAGCTGGCCGCCACCGCGGCGCGGGAGTCTGACCCGCGCACCGGCCCGGTGCGCATCGCGGTGGTCGCGTCCGACGTCGACGACCTGGCCGTCCTGCTGCGCCGCGCCCTCGACGGGGACCACGACCCGCGCAAGGGCCTGATCCAGCCGCCGGCGAGCACCGAGCCGGGCAAGGTCGCCTTCCTGTTCCCCGGGCAGGGCAGCCAGAAGCCCGGTGCCCTGTCCGACCTGTTCGTCGCCTTCCCGGAGCTGCGCGAATACCTCGAGCTGGGCCGGGAATGGGCCGACCTGCTCTTCCCCCCGACCGCGTTCGGGGAGGAGGCCGAGCAGGCCCAGGCCGACCGGGTACGCGACACCCGCGTCGCCCAGCCGGTCCTCGGCATCGGCGGCCTCGCCGTCGACCACGTCCTGCGCCGTCTCGGCGTACGTCCGGACATGGCCGGCGGGCACAGCTACGGCGAGCTGGTCGCCCTCAGCACCGCGGGCGCCTTCGACCCGGCCACGCTGCTCGACCTGAGCCGGGAGCGGGCCGCGGCCATCCTCGCGGCCGCGGGCGACGACCCGGGGACGATGGCCGCGGTCAGCGGCACCGCCGAGCAGGTCACGGCCGCGCTGGCCGCCGCCGGGCTGGACGGCGAGGTGGTGTTGGCCAACCACAACGCGCCTACCCAGGTCGTCATCTCCGGCCCGACCGAGGCGGTTGCCCGCGCGACGGCCGCGCTCAAGGAGGCCAAGCTGCGCGCCCGGGCCATCCCGGTGGCCGCCGCCTTCCACAGCCCGGTCGTGGCGCAGGGTGCCGTCGCCTTCGCCGACGTGCTCGCCACGCGGGAGATCACCGCGCCCACCCTGCCGGTCTGGTCGAACCACAGCGCCGCGCCGTACCCGGCGGACGCCGGCGCGGTCCGCGCGGGGCTCGCCGCGCAGATCGGCGCGCCGGTCCGCTTCGTCGAGCAGGTCGAGGCGATGTACGCCGCCGGCGCCCGCGTCTTCGTCGAGGCCGGCCCCGGCCAGGTCCTCGCCAAACTGGTCGCCGCCGTGCTCGGCGACCGCCCGCACCTGGTCGTCACCGTCGACGGCCGTCCGGGCCAGGGGCTGCGCGCCCTGCTCACCGCCGCCGCCGAGCTGGCCTGCGCCGGGGTTCCGGTGCAGACCGGCTGGCTCTTCGCCGGCCGGGACACCTCCGGTCCCGCGGCGCCGGCGGCCAACCGTCCCACCTGGACCGTCGACGGCCAGGCCGTACGGGACCGCACCGGACAGTGCCTGCCCGGCGGGATGACTCCCGCCCGGCGCATCGAGATCGAGGAGTTCACGATGACCGCAGTGCAGGGCCCCGACGGTGCCCGCGACAACCGCAGCGAGCTCGTCAGCGAGTTCCTACGGACGAGCCGGGACCTGATCGCGACCCAGCGCGACGTCCTGCTGGCGTACCTGGGCGAGAGCAGCGGCGGGCGTCTGGTGTGGCAGCCCGCCGAGGCGGCGCCGGCCCTGGCGGCGGCGCCGCTGGCGGCGCCGTCGATGTCGGCCGCGATGGTCGCTCCGGTCTCGCCCGCGCCCGCGACGACGGTCGCCGTGCACTACCCGACGGTCGCCGAGACGGAGGCCCTGCTCGCCCCGGAGCCGTCGCACTCCGGCCTGGACGTGCAGGGTGCCGTGCTGGCGGTGATCAGTGAGCGGACGGGTTACCCGGAGGAGCTGATCGAGCTCGACCTGGATCTGGAGGCGGATCTGAGCGTCGACTCGATCAAGCGGGCCGAGGTGGCCGGCGAGGTGGCGAACAAGCTGGGGCTGACCGTCGAGGGTGACGAGTCCGAGCTGGAGGATCTGGTCAAGGCCCGCACCGTACGGGCCATGGTGAGCTGGCTCGACGCCCGCATCAACGCGTCGCCGGCCGCCGCGACCTTCGCCGTCTCCACCACGGTCGCCGTGTCCGCCGCGCCGGCCGCGGTCGCCCTACCGGCGATGGACGTGCAGGGTGCCGTGCTGGCGGTGATCAGTGAGCGGACGGGTTACCCGGAGGAGCTGATCGAGCTCGACCTGGATCTGGAGGCGGATCTGAGCGTCGACTCGATCAAGCGGGCCGAGGTGGCCGGCGAGGTGGCGAACAAGCTGGGGCTGACCGTCGAGGGTGACGAGTCCGAGCTGGAGGATCTGGTCAAGGCCCGCACCGTACGGGCCATGGTGAGCTGGCTCGACGCGAAGATCAACGCGCCGGCCGCGCCGGCCCCGGCGGTGGCCGCCCCCGTCACCACCCCCGTCACCACCCCCGTCGCCGAGCCCGTCGCCGAGATCGAGGCGCCGGCCCGGGTGGGCATCGCGCCGCAGCGGCTGATCGCCACCCTCGAGCCCGCCGTGCCCGGCGACGCCGCCGGCACCGATATCGCGGGCGCCCGCTTCCTGATCACCGGCGGGGCCGCGACCGGCGTCCGGCTCGCCGAGCTTCTCGCCGACGCCGGTGCGAGCGGCGTGAGCGGCTCGACCGCCGACGACCCGGCCGGCCTCGACGGGATCGTGCTGCTCGACGGCCTGACTGCCGACGGCGGCCCGCTGCTGCCGGACGCGTTCGGCTTCCTCAAGCGGGCGCTGTCCGCCGGGCCGCGCTGGCTCATCGCCGCCGGCCCGGAGGCGGGCACCGCGCGGACCGACGGACTGACCGGCCTGTTCCGCACGATCGCCCGGGAGTACCCGGAGACCGTCGCCCGCTACGTCGAGGTGAGCGCCGCGGCATCCGCCGACGAGGTCGCCCAGGGCCTCGTCGAGGAACTGCACGAGGCGGCCCCCGCCCCGGTCGTCTATCGCCGGGCCGACGGGCGGCACGTCGGGCAGCTCACCGAGGCCGGATTGGGAGTGCTGGCCGACGGGGGAGCCGGGCCGGCCGGCGACGGCGCGGCCGAGGCGCGGGCGATCGGGCTCGACGCCGACTCGGTCGTGGTGCTCATCGGCGGCGCGCGGGGGATCACGCCCTGGTTCGCCCGGACGGTCGCCGCCGCCTCACGGTGCCGGATCGAGCTGGTCGGGCGTACGCCGCTGCCGCAGACCGACGAGGATCCGGAGCTGGCGGCCGCCGGTGACAAGGCGGCGCTGCGCTCGGCACTGGCGCGTCGCGGCATGCGTTCGCCCGCCGACATCGACCGCGCCGCGTCCGCGATCCTGGCCGCCCGCGAGGTCAACGCCACCGTCGCGGAGCTGACCGAGCTCGGCGCCCACGTGCGCTACCACTCGCTGGACGTCCGCGACGACGAGGCGACCCGCCGGCTGGTCAAGCGGATCCACGACGAATACGGGCGCATCGACGGCCTGGTCTACGCGGCCGGGATCATCGAGGACAAGCTCATCGGCGACAAGGACCCGGCCTCCTTCGAGCGGGTGTTCCGCACCAAGGTCGACGGCGCCCGGTCGGTGCTCGACGCCCTGGACGGCTGCGGCGCCGCGCCCCGGTTCGTGGTCATGTTCGGCAGCATCGCCGCCGCGTACGGAAACCGCGGCCAGAGCGACTACGCGGCCGCCAACGACGCGCTCGACGCGATGGGCACCCGCTGGTCGCAGGTCACCGGCCACCGCGCGCTGACCGTGCACTGGGGACCGTGGGCCCCGGTCGGCGCGCACGGCGGCATGGTCACGCCCGAGCTGACCGCCGAGTACGCCCGCCGCGGCATCGGCCTGATCGACCCGGAGGAGGGCGCGCTCAGCCTGCTGCGGGAGCTGGCCTTCGGGGATCCGGCGCAGACCTCGGTCGTCCTCACCGCGTCGGGCTGGTAG